TACACAAGGGTTATCTTGTGCCTCGCCCTGTTGCAATATGCAAACACTGGTCTCGTGTCCATTCCACAGTAACACTCGTCCTCTCTTTTCCACAGTCCTCCCAATGTGTGTAACGGCAATGATGCACGCTATGTACAGCAATTAGTAATGACTTAGacagttcacactgactttaatgacttcatgtcttaaaacaatttgcattttgcactacattcacaACTGTATCTGTACCATTTGTATCTTCTGTAATAttagtattttatattgtaaattacggcaacttatattttattttattgtatatctTATTTTAATTCTATTCCACTTAGttttgctagtttatgtatccttcgTATAGTTAGatcacatatttaaatgtaagattcctatatgtttattgtatgcacctccttgccaaagcaaattccttgtctgtgcaaactatcatggtgaataaatcccattctgattctgatgttctAGTAacttctttctctgtttttgaTTCCACAGTAATGATCCTTGGTGTAACAATCCTAAGGAAAAGGTACCCCCTAGCTAAGTACCTCTGTGTGTTGTTGATTGTGAGTGGGGTGGCCCTGTTCCTCTACAAACCCAACAAGAACTCAGCTTCTACAGATGACCACAGTTTTGGTTTTGGGGAGGTGCTATTGGTGAGTCCAACCATTCAATGTACTATTCAACATCTCAGATCCTATTTGTAATcattgtctttctgtgtgtccttgtcggctctctgtgtgtgtgtgtgcgtgttggcaTGTCTGTGAGTGACACCgtttccctctctgcctcagttGATGTCTCTGACGATGGATGGTTTGACGGGTGTGGCTCAGGATCACATGCGGAGTCGCTTCCAGACTGGAGCAAATCACATGATGCTCAACATCAACATGTGGTCCACCCTGGTATTAGGACTCGGTGAGTCTACCCACTCATAGGTACTCGTCGGAACTCTCGTGCTGTGTTCACACCAAACGCAAAGCGAATTATTTGCACAAAGAAACAAATTTAAGCTTTGCGTTTATTTCATTGCTAGAAGCCAGAAATTTagttgagtaaaaaaaaatgtaacataattttattttaaaaagatttaaaataattttaaatctAACTTCTTTTAAATCTAAAAAGATTTAAAAGAATTTtaaaaagatttaaaaaaaaaaatattttaattttttattttacatgtaATCTCGAATCATAATATCGCTTCGCTTTCTGTGTGGTGTCTCAGACAGCATTATGCCTCCTTCCACCACCAAAGAGAGAACTACAGAACTGCTGTTACTGCTCACTGCCTCTAGGGGGTGCCCTCCTCCAACAGTTGCAATTAAGAAAGCAATTTTTTCCTGGAATCATTAGGTTGACTGCTGGCTAAATCCTGTAAATCCGTTTTGAACAGACAATAGCTGttaaaaaaaagtagtttgaatGTCTAAAATGAATACATCTTCATTTGTGTCACTTCCTATTACCCGCCCACCCCCAGGTGTTTTGTGGACAGGTGAGGTGTGGGATTTCTTGAGCTTCACTGAACGCCATCCTACAATCCTCTATAACATCCTTCTGTTTGGATTGACAAGTGCTTTAGGCCAGGTAAATCTTAAATGTCTGCATTgttggccatgtgtgtgtgtctaatacGATGATAATGCGTTAAGTATAAGTGTCCCAACAAGCAAACCTTACGCACAGATTCTACAGCCATTCATTCCTTTGTCTCCAATAGACCTTCATCTTCATGACGGTCGTGTACTTTGGGCCGCTTACCTGCTCCATCGTCACGACAACACGGAAGTTCTTCACCATCCTGGGCTCTGTCATTCTGTTTGGCAACGTCATAAGTACCATGCAGTGGTGCGGAACTATTCTGGTCTTCCTTGGTGAGCATCAACACCAACTGGTGAATTCTGGTTTAGTTtgtttcagtctgtctctcactcttgcTGTCACTCTCCACCCTGAGCTCCTGCTTTTGTTCCTGCCTTTACGTCTTGGGAGTATTTGATTGGCTGATTACACACCTTTTGTCTCTGCCCAGATTGTCTTTTCTAAACCGTACCGTGTTATTTCTTATTATAGGTCTTGGTCTGGATGCCAAATTTGGCAAGACACCCAAGAAGACAACACACTAATGTGGAACGTGACAGGCTCAGTAGCCACAATATCTTATTTTCTTCCCTCCCTACAGAGGTATGTGCCAATAGCTTATGGTTTTATTTCCATTTCATTaatattttaaatacatttacctGCTTATGAGGAGGACATTGGATTGAATGAAGACAGGAACTGAAGAGGTGACAAGGCGTCAAAATCAGCACGATTGCAGCCTACTGAAACCTTATCTCCAGTATTTACCTGGGGTACTCCTCATTACAGAATGTCTGGTTTTCAACGATTTTGCTAGTATTTGTATGTTTGAGAAGTACAGAAGATGCCCTTCTTGGACATGTTTACTACAGCACACCTCTTTTTGTTTACTTATGCCAGCACTTTTATTCATATCTTGGATGACGGATAACTTTGATTAAATTGTATGAAACTGTTATTTCATATCCAGTCAAAGATCATTTACAAAGAAAATGTTAAAGAAATATTATCAATAAAAGGGAAACACTGTCATCAAAGACTCAAAAATGTTTTCACAACTTTCTTTAGTCTATTAAAGTATTCTGGGACTGTTTTACAAAGAGGCCAATACAAGGTTCTTTGAAAGAGAATTACAACCGAATTGAATTAAAAATTAAATGGGCAACGTTTGTCACGTCTGTCATTGTATATTCATATTGTGTTGTGTATGGCCGGATACACAAATATTTATAAACGACGATATCAATCGATATGAAGGGCGATCTGTCGCACTTGGGAGAATGGAGTATACAACAAACCGAGTTAGGAATTTGACTATTCAGTGATCAATTCCCAATGTACACAATACTAGGCTACTAAACGGCAGATTTCCCCATCACTGCTctggtttaaaaaaaagttccctttggcacttatttgtttttttcacaatgtatgctgctcatgttttggctgctcgctatgtttggggctatcgttGTTATGAtgagtgacctatgctcttgtaaagctctctattggaaatcgctttggataaaagcgtctgctaaatgcgtaaatgtaaaaTCCTAGCTCAGGTCGTAAGATGCCGCTGCAAGTTCGGAAATCGGTAACGGAAAGATCAGTAAGCCATTTAACTATATATACCAACAACTAATATACTATATCACAAATGATATAGTTAGTAGATACATCTAGCTAGTTACTTCATTGGCTGACATTGACGTCAAATAGTGGAGAAAGCTGCATTATTGGCAGAATGTCAGATTCTGACACCTATGGAATGCTGCGATGTGAGGCACTACAGATGACATTGATCGACATTGAAATGCAAACAATGTGTTAAATTACTGTCATTCTGACTATTCTAATGACAAACTTCTATGACATGGGATCAGACTAATGGGAGCAAGCATACGCTTTACAATAATTTAGAAACATCAGAAATAATTTACGATGGTTGGACGGAGTTTGATGCGAATATATTGCCAGATGAAAATAAAAGTAATCGCCATATCCTCTTAACCATATTATAATATTctattgattaaaaaaaaacagtcgcGTGtgtaataattaaataaatgcTGGTTTATTCAAAATTACTATATAAACGAATGATATGGGACATTACCAGTCAGGCAGCACAGGCAGCAAATAGGACCCCATTTTATGTAGTGATCGGGCAGCAGAGTCGTCGGTATTATTTCTCACCCTTTTTGTCAAGGCCAACGTTAATCCAGGTTTTGCGGTACCAGTTGGGATAAATAAACGCATACAAACGCCAGAATGCTAGGTACCGTGAGCAAGCAACTTAAATCCCACCCCGCAGTAAGTATGGTTGATTTCTAGTGAAGGGCATATGCTTTATTTAGCTACTTTTTTTGTGGCACGTTTCGTATCCGTAGCCTAGACTAGCTAAATTGCTAAAATTGTCAATTTTGTTAATCCCTGGCACGATTCAAATGGAGAGTTTtagcttttttatttttttttaatcgttATTACTGATTTTAATTTGACGTTCAAACAATTTGACATTACTAGCGTTTTGTCGTTGGCTATATTTGTAGCTAACATGAGCTAGGAGTCACATTAGCTACCGAAGCTACCAGCAGTTTCCCGGCCCTAGGTCACGCAGTGCGTACCACAGTCCACTCGTTCAAAAGGCTGTGTTTTGCTAACTCTCACTTGAATTCATTCGTATAGATGTGACATTCACTAGATGATTTTGTAATGGACAGGAACACTTTAAAAATCAATTAAATGGATAATAGTATTTGGTTTGGTTAGCTGTCAACAAGTCAGCTGGAGAAAGTGATATAAGGTCACGTGACATGCCTACGGACTTCAAGGGCGAAACGGGTGATGTGAGGACAGAGCGATCGCTTTTAAACAAAGCTTTACgataaagtgtttgtttgtcCTCATTATCAATGTAAAGTATATGTTTGTTTTCTGGAAGGTCTTGACACTCCTGTGTTTACATCCCGCCctatctcttcctctgtccGCTACAGCTGATCCCCCTGTTCTTCTTCATCGGTGGTGGAGCACTCATGTCCATGATGTACCTGGCCCGTCTCGGCATGGGCCCTCATGTCTGGTAAGAATCCCGAAGGAAGCGCAATCACGGGGCGCAATCACGGGTCACAAACGGGTCAATGTTGTGATAAGGGAACGTCGGGTGATAGCTAGGTGTAGTATCCATTTCAATGCCAACACATGAGAGCAGATCGACAACTGTTTTGTTTACTTAGAAATTCACACGTTGCagtttttaaataatttttattaaatgtattgattaattaTACTTAATTCTTTCTCAGCTGGGACCGCAAGAATAACCCAGAGCCCTGGAACAAAATGAGCGCCACAGATCAGTACAAGGTACAGTAACAGTGATATGCAGCGCAATTTTTTGGCTGTTTGTTATTGTGGGAAATCCAACTTTCCCATGGTCTATACATGTATACACCCATAGTGTAGATCTAGAAAAGTTAACCGTGTACAGAGTTCCTCCCAAGGATTATTTTGAGACGGGGCCCAGAGCCAGATATGTAGATGAGCTGCAGTTACTGGTGGCTTATCCCTGCTTTGAATTAATTAAAAAGGATAAGCTTGTTACAGGTACCTAGATCTACCTAGTAACCGATCTGATCAAATGGTTTTCTTGCCAGTCTTGAGACACTATCCATCACTTGGATGTGCGGTTACGGAGTGTGCCGTCCTGAACATGTTCTTTCTATTCTCGTCTAGTTCTTTACCGTAAACATGGACTACGCCAAGTTGAAGAAGAATGGCCCCGACTTCTAAACTCGTATCTGCTATCAAAGTGTTGCAGGGCCGTAAGTTTAGGCGGAAAACATGTTGGAAACACCTGGACCTTTTGAAAGCCCAACTTTCACCCCAGTGGATGTAAAGAAGCTAACCCGCACAAATGTTTCTTTATCTTGTTGAATTTCCCCATTCGGTCCCACTGCACTTTCTTTGCcaccttgtttttttttccttcttcttattCTGTAAAGTTATCTAGGGTTGGCAATAAAGTGAAGGAGATATTTCCTGCATACAGAGAAAAACAACATGTCAAATTTCTTCTCTATTGTAGAAAAAAATACACTTTTGCAGGATGTCAATCCATGCATCATGAGACATTTAGTCTATTATACTTAAATGTTTCTTTTAAAAGTGTGAAGTACAATGTGATTGTATTGGCTGAAGGTCAGTCATGTCTACCATAGTGTCATTGTACTAGATTTAGTTTTCCCAAGGTTTTTAAGATGGCTGACAACAGGATATCCATCTAGACACATTTCTTCAAAAGACTTCACGCAAGTATTTACTGTAATCCgttgcaataaatatatatcaaCTTTATTACAGGCTCAAGGCCCTAAtggtaaaaagaaaaaacaaacaataaatacaaacaagtcattaaatttaaatatgcaaGGAAAGAAGGGCTAAAAAAGGCACTCATGCCAGTGTTCCCAGATCTTAGAGGTGAACTTGACAGAGCTACGGCCAGGGTCAATTATAACATTTGCAGTCATCAGTCATCAGATCAATTATGACATTTGCAGAGCGGTCCAGCCGACTCATAAACTTAAAAGTAAGattcctcaacaaggccatgaAGGTGGTTAGACGCACATTGCAGAACAGCTCACTGCGTGGTAAATCCTTTGCGTGGCTCCATCTAGTGGTTCTGAGAATACAAATGTATTAGCAAATGCAGTACTTTTACTATGTGAAAAAATACACAGATGAGCCAAACATAAGCCACCTGCCTTATATGTTGTTGGTCCTCCTTGGTCCATAGAAGCTTAATCTGATGAGATCTGGAGAATATGGAGGCCAGGGAAACATCCTGAATACTTCATCAGTTTACTTGAAACCATTCCCTACCTACCCTACTGCACTGCGGCATTGCACATTATCTTGCGGAAAGAGGCTACTGACATAAGGGAATGCCTTTGCCAGGAATGGGTGTACCTGGTCTGCAATGGTGTATTTGTTTATCTGCTACGCATTCTTCCAGCATTCAACACGAGAACTGGTTGTTCATTTACCGTCGACCTCTACCCAGACCGTGACATGTGCCCTTGTTTGTAAATGTTATTTGCTTCACCTTTGAGCAGTCTAAATGTTTTGACTCAGCAGTGTATACCTTTATTAATATCCTGCACACGTTGCTTTACATTGAAATCACACTTGGGTTGAAGTATAGGACAACTTTTCACTGTAAGGTGACCGTTTtttaattacttttttttttacttcaagtGAGCAATTATAATTTTCTCTGGAGAGCATTAAATAGAGCAGATGAAAGGAAAGCCTGGCAGAGGGAGGTGTTCTGTGCTCTTATAGAATGTCAACGCTCTCTGCCTGATGAGTTTGTAAATGTCAACAGGTCACACTGTGCATTTCTGTGGCTCGGAAATGTGCGACAAGGATAAGGAGCCAACGCCACAAAGAAAATGTCAACGAGACCTTCACATTTGAATAGAAAGCCTCGTCTCGCCTACTCTTTCAGAGTTTGGAGCACACTCTGTACCTTTGAGAATAATGGATTCAGATGAGTTTCAGACTGCAACTCTAATTTGTTCTTCTGATATCTTTTGCATCAAAACGATTGCTTTGTACTTTGTCGCAATCGTTATAGACTGCATATGGTGACGCTAGATTCAGTAGGCTACAGATTAAAAACACTTATGTGAATGTGACTATACACCATGAATAGCAATTGGAAATGCAATGTACAAACAGTAACCATTGCCTACTTTTGAGTCACTATATATTGAAATGTGTGACATTATAGATTTCAACAGGCAACCTGTGAACCCTAACACCTGTAGTAGTAGAGCACAATGGCCTCTGTGATCAGTGGCATAACAGGTTGATAATGTGAAACTGATGGTAGGAGTCGCTAAGCGGGAAGCCGGCTGTTACAGTCGAGCGCTGATACCGGATGGGATTGGAGTGATTGATGGCCTTATGTGTTGAAGGTAATGTTGCTTTCCCCAGATCTCAAGCATGCCAGATACTCCCTCACGccctttttaaaacatttatacTTTGTACTTGGTGACTGTTTGGTTTCTtcctctcgctctttctttctctctctctctctctctctctctctctctctctctctctctcttttaatttAGCTTTATTAGCATGACAGTCATTACAACCGTATTGCCAAAGCAAGAGGCACAACAACAGACAACCATACATTaacaacaccacaacaccattCAGAAACAACATAAGGAACTTCTCTCTCTTGTCCAGGTGTggtcctcactcctcctccatgatgctcgctctctctctctatctctctctctctcccatgtgGTCCTTTCAGAGAGCATCTAAGGCAGCAGCCTGGATAGATTTATCTAAACGCTTGTATTCCATTGGCCTGGTTTCTCCCCTTAGGGAGAGGGGTGAAATTTGGGACAAATCCTCAGCCATCCTTCACTGGAACTTCTTGAACTTGCTGTCTGTTCACTTAACTTTTGCGATTGTTCAATTTTTGATCCATGTCACCCATCTTTATCACGCAGATACACATAGAGTGCAAACCAAGGAGTCTATCGATGCTTCTGTGTACCAACACCATTACATTGTTCTCTCAGCTCCCTCACTTAGTCTGACAAAGTGTCATTTgcagcaggcacacacaaaggTCAGGGCTGTCGATATAGTTTTGAGTGAGGAAATGAGTAAGGGCACCTCAATTTAACAGCCAATTCAAGACGAATTCAATTGGAATTAATCATCCTGGAAATCTCAGGGACACTGGGACTACATTTGAGTCAGAGGCTCACGAGTTTTGAAAGAGTATCAAAAGGGTTTTATTACGGCAGTTGGAACCATTTCTGATTGTCAAGTTAATAAGTTTCTCTCAAAACAttttacacaaacatacagggaGTAAGGTAGAAACACATATCAAAAACTGACAAATACAAATGTGCCAAGTCGTCATCATCCATGGTATCTGCGTTTTGATGaaatctgatttattttcatccATGGCTGGAAAGCAGGTCAAAATTTAAATAGCTGAAAATAGAACATCTGGCTGGGTCTTGTCAGTCAGCAATGCGTAATGAAATATGGAAATTGGGACGCTCTTCAAAGAGACTCAGGCCCTCCGTGCCTTACTGGGTCTCTAGCAGCCTCTTCGACAGCCCCGGTACGACCCCGCCCCCTCGAAACGCGTGCTGCATTTCCAGGTGCCGCCGCCATGGCCCGAGACGCCGATGCTGCCAGCTCGTTAGCGCCCGCAGACTGGCAGAGCTGGCATCTGGCATCATTAAACTTCAAACCCGCTTTCGACCTGGGGTGCCCACTCCTACGTTTGCCAGAAGTTGATTAGCACCACATATCCCCCCTCATCGAACCGCCATTTGTAAAAGACACTCAAATGGCAAAGCATAATATCGTTATCCATCCATGTCACCAGTCTGTCCTCCTTTTGTTTTCCCAACGTCACTCTCCTCATAGATGGATTCCCTTTTTTGCTGAAAATGTCATGAATAATAATAGCACAATTATTTCTCCAAATGGATCCCAGTGGACCCATTTGATGCTCACTGATAATTTGAGAAGCTTTGTCTACCTTGATAATGGAATACTATGAAAGAGACATCATCTGTCCAGCCTTTGTGCTTTCATTGCTCTGTTGTAAATCACCACAGATGAGTCTTGAATAATCCTGCACCATTCAGTAGCAAGCTATGAGGACTGGTCCTCCACACAATGTCTCTCTTCAGTCCTAGGTGTTAACTCTGTTACATTCCTCATGTTGAGAGGTTTAAGGGGAGCACAGGGATAAGGTCTCATAGTCACTGAATCCGAACATTGTGCAGGATTTCAAAAGTCTAGCCCATAACAGACGTTATTTAAAATGTCATTCACGCTTACAGAAAGCTTTTGCTACCGCAGTATCTGTCTTCTTGGATGTACTGTAAGTGGGTCCATTAAAATGCTTTAAAGGTACCTCAGGGAGCTGTAAAGGCTGTGTGGAGAAACTACAGTATTTCGCTGCTGGGAGACAGAAGTCCTCAGTTATAGCTCGGATGATCCGttaatgcacacagacacacaggcaacacAGGCCTCGTCAAGATTCTGTTGGAACTGAAAGAAAAAGATGTTAGGTCTTAGAAATCCCTATTGTATTTAGCTCTTTCATCGAGCTACCAACTGCCTCCCCATCAGTTGAAACTTCTGTCGATACAGGGTGGCTTTTATAGCTTGCGGCAACTATATTAGTGCCAAAAGTGTCCAAGATGCAAATAAATAAGCTTGGGGTTAAAGGAAGTTCAATAGATCAGCCACTGAGCACCCTTGATGAGGTCTCTGTTCTGCAATAGAAACGCTACATTGATTTGCCACACAGCAAGTGACAGAAAGGTCACCAAGCCACTCTGTGATAGACTCCCCAGCCTTGGGGTTGTGACACAACTCCTTGACCTCCGCAGTGTGGTTCTCAACGATTGGCTGCTCATCGTGCTGTCACACGATATGTCTCAAGCAGACCCTGGAACCTATGGCTCTACCTGGAACCAGTCTCAACAAACCAGCATCATCTTTTTCTCCGATCGTCTTTTGGATGTACAAACTGAGGGATTGAAAAACTGCATATCTCACGAGAACGGGCGTCAATGTCTTTCATTCTAGCAAAACGTTTTCTATTGACTTTAAAATGCTGAAAAAGCTGCTGTTCTTATTTCCTCCATTGGGAGGCAGTACCAGTGTATGTGTTGTGCAGTATGATCTCTGTCTGTTTGCAGTTGACCCGTGTGTTGGGGAAGGCTGGGCTTGGACACAGTCCCGTGCTCCCCTGACTCCAGGCCCCCACTTTAGGCATCCAGCGCTGGGCAGATTGAAGGAGCATCCCTGGGACTGGATCAGAACCTTCGGACTCCATCTGTCGCATCCTCAAcaccagaggagagggagactgtgagagccagagacaggtgTGTCTACCCACACCAGCTGCCGCGGCAACCAACATCTGCCCACAGCCAAAGAAACTTTCCTCACTTCTAAGCTTCTCAGACAGTTTCCAGTTGCTTCTCTCAGTctgccccccacctctctgtcccctgttcTCAAACGTATTAGTTGAGCCGGAGAAACCAGGGAATTCCAGAAACATTCGTTTGTAATAATGTATCTCACTTGTAATTTCTGGGAAACACAGAATACGGGCGGGCAGAAACACTGCTACATGTTACTTCCCCTCGGGGTCGCTATCACCTCTTAaaacattcatacatacatGTTATTTCCCCCTAGGGGGCGCTATCACATCTTAAAACATTCCAGCCATTGGTTTGCAGTAACTCCAGCGTCTTCACGTGCTTGTGGGATGTGGAAGTGGTGTGATGTTATGTGGGGGACTGATGCTTATATTATGAGTTCTTtcaggcctgtgtgtttgttttctaaaTTGTGGCGCCATTGTGTCGTCCCTGCCTTCGGCTGAGCGTCCCGTTACACTGCATGACATGGATTGAAAGGCAAAAGTGATGGTAGGAAAATTATTAGTAATTCTCTCATCTTCTATACGAGCGTGTTTCCATTTAGTTGCAAATTGATACGCCTACAGGAgtgtagattctgcaacatacaATGCCGCAGCTGTGATTAGTGTCTGTGGAGCTACTTACCTCATTTCAGCTCAAGTCAGGCAGCCACCACCAGAAGATGAGTCCACTGGGGTGTTTTGTTAGCAATGCCATTACACTGCATAACGAAGACAAACGTAATCATTGTTTATTATGGAATCCATAGTTCAAAGTACTTTTTTTTCTTAGAATCGTATTGGATGAATTGGGGTGTGTCTATGATAATCAAAAGTCACATGGACGCCTGCGTGTAACAGTTTAATAGGCCCTGCTAGGACTGTCAGGAAGACCCAACTGATGTGGTTCCTACTGGGCCACTAAATAAACATACACATTCTGTATTTAGAGCCAAAGTCTACCACAATAGTAGACTAGCGGAGGAGCCAGATACAGTCAATACAGTGATACACGGTATCAAGTGATGGACTTTCAAAATGAGATTGACTGTTATGCGCAGGCCTGCATGGTAACAGCTATGGTCTAAACCTGGAATGGATTTGTCTGAGGTGGTATGCCTAAAAACTCCATCAACAT
Above is a window of Hypomesus transpacificus isolate Combined female chromosome 17, fHypTra1, whole genome shotgun sequence DNA encoding:
- the ndufa4a gene encoding cytochrome c oxidase subunit NDUFA4L, with the protein product MLGTVSKQLKSHPALIPLFFFIGGGALMSMMYLARLGMGPHVCWDRKNNPEPWNKMSATDQYKFFTVNMDYAKLKKNGPDF
- the slc35b1 gene encoding solute carrier family 35 member B1; translation: MASGKGKNWLLQNERLRFIVCFLGVFVCYFYYGILQETITRGQYGQGDQKEKFRFATTLVLIQCIINSIFAWILIQFFEGSTTDHTRSWLYGLCSLSYLGAMVSSNSALLYVNYPTQVLGKSCKPIPVMILGVTILRKRYPLAKYLCVLLIVSGVALFLYKPNKNSASTDDHSFGFGEVLLLMSLTMDGLTGVAQDHMRSRFQTGANHMMLNINMWSTLVLGLGVLWTGEVWDFLSFTERHPTILYNILLFGLTSALGQTFIFMTVVYFGPLTCSIVTTTRKFFTILGSVILFGNVISTMQWCGTILVFLGLGLDAKFGKTPKKTTH